In Nocardia higoensis, one genomic interval encodes:
- a CDS encoding DNA polymerase IV — protein sequence MARWLLHVDLDQFQAAVEFRRHPELRGRPVIVGGNGDPEEPRKVVTCASYPARAYGVRAGMPLRSAARRCPEGVFLPLDMAAYEEASDEVMALLRTFPGRVEVWGWDEAFLAADTEDPESLAREIRSAVAELDLGCAIGIGDNKLTAKLATGFAKSAGKSSAAPADDPGAATGTFRLTAANWTEVMGHRPTNALWGIGNRIAARLADLGIATVADLMAADRHRLAAEFGPSTGPYLWVLGHGKGDTEVSTEPRIPVGRSRSETFPADITDPAEIRAQVARLATEVAEEMAEAGRITVRVSITVRTNTFFTRSKQAKLSEPTADVATIVEAALRVVDRFELDRPVRLLGVRLEFAPAS from the coding sequence GTGGCCAGATGGCTGTTGCACGTCGATCTCGACCAGTTCCAGGCGGCGGTGGAATTCCGGCGCCATCCGGAACTGCGCGGCAGGCCGGTCATCGTCGGCGGCAACGGTGATCCCGAGGAGCCGCGCAAGGTCGTGACCTGCGCTTCCTATCCGGCCCGTGCCTACGGAGTGCGGGCGGGGATGCCGTTGCGGTCGGCGGCGCGCCGCTGCCCGGAGGGTGTCTTCCTGCCGCTGGACATGGCCGCCTACGAGGAGGCCTCCGACGAGGTCATGGCGTTGCTGCGCACCTTCCCCGGCCGGGTGGAGGTGTGGGGCTGGGACGAGGCGTTCCTGGCCGCCGACACCGAAGACCCCGAGTCGCTGGCCCGCGAGATCCGCTCAGCAGTAGCGGAATTGGACCTCGGCTGCGCGATCGGCATCGGCGACAACAAACTCACCGCGAAGCTGGCGACCGGGTTCGCGAAATCGGCGGGCAAGTCCTCGGCGGCCCCCGCGGACGACCCGGGCGCGGCGACCGGCACTTTCCGGCTCACCGCCGCCAACTGGACCGAGGTCATGGGCCATCGCCCGACGAACGCGCTGTGGGGCATCGGCAACCGGATCGCCGCCCGCCTGGCCGACCTCGGCATCGCGACCGTGGCCGACCTGATGGCGGCCGACCGGCACCGCCTCGCCGCCGAATTCGGTCCGAGCACCGGCCCCTATCTGTGGGTGCTCGGCCACGGCAAGGGCGACACCGAGGTGAGCACCGAGCCCCGGATTCCGGTGGGCCGCAGCAGATCCGAGACCTTTCCCGCCGATATCACCGACCCGGCCGAGATACGCGCTCAGGTGGCGCGGTTGGCGACCGAGGTGGCCGAGGAGATGGCCGAGGCCGGCCGGATCACCGTGCGGGTCTCGATCACCGTACGCACCAACACCTTCTTCACCCGCAGCAAGCAGGCCAAGCTGTCGGAACCGACCGCCGACGTGGCCACAATCGTCGAAGCGGCGCTGCGCGTCGTCGACCGGTTCGAGCTGGACCGCCCGGTCCGGCTGCTCGGCGTGCGCCTGGAATTCGCGCCCGCGTCGTAG
- a CDS encoding PaaI family thioesterase gives MTDSTALDFDLATQVLSAQPFADLVGTRLAAFGDGAATLLVPIRPQLRQQFGYVHGGVLSYLADNALTFAAGTVLGGNVLTGGFSITYLRPASGETLRAEAKVTGATRRQAVVNCEIFAETEGTEPMLCALAQGTTRAVERALS, from the coding sequence ATGACCGACTCCACCGCCCTTGATTTCGACCTCGCCACGCAAGTGCTGTCGGCTCAGCCGTTCGCCGATCTGGTCGGCACCCGACTGGCCGCCTTCGGCGACGGCGCCGCCACCCTGCTGGTGCCGATCCGGCCGCAATTGCGCCAGCAGTTCGGCTACGTCCACGGCGGCGTGCTCTCCTACCTCGCCGACAACGCGCTCACCTTCGCCGCGGGCACGGTGCTGGGCGGCAATGTGCTCACCGGCGGATTCAGCATCACCTATCTGCGGCCCGCCTCCGGGGAGACGCTGCGCGCCGAGGCGAAGGTCACCGGCGCGACCCGACGACAGGCCGTGGTGAACTGCGAGATCTTCGCCGAGACCGAGGGCACCGAGCCGATGCTGTGCGCACTCGCGCAAGGCACCACACGCGCCGTGGAGCGCGCCCTCAGTTGA
- a CDS encoding DUF397 domain-containing protein gives MNEQLSPVRWFKSSYSQAAQECVEVAFLDGGSVAVRDSKNRTGPALVFTSAEWTAFLAGARAGEFG, from the coding sequence GTGAACGAGCAGCTATCCCCCGTAAGGTGGTTCAAAAGCAGCTATAGCCAGGCGGCGCAGGAATGCGTCGAGGTCGCCTTTCTCGACGGCGGATCGGTCGCGGTGCGCGACTCGAAGAACCGTACCGGTCCGGCCCTGGTGTTCACCTCGGCCGAGTGGACCGCCTTCCTCGCCGGCGCACGAGCCGGCGAGTTCGGATAA
- a CDS encoding ABC transporter ATP-binding protein, protein MSIESVAWHQMYQQANAPDERRPFRAATAARILRFARPHQRRIGVFLLFSVVSALLAVATPVLAGRVVNSIVGADEPRVVVILAAAIGALAVADAGLGLVIRWLSARIGEGLILDLRRAVFDHVQRMPVAFFTRTRTGALVSRLNNDVIGAQRAFSDTLSGVVTNLVTLALTLGVMLTISWQITLLALLLLPVFVVPARRMGHRLAEMQREAARLNAAMGTQMTERFSAPGATLVKLFGRPEQESAEFAARAGRVRDIGVRTAMLQTVFVTSLTLVSALAVALVYGLGGWYALTGRLDAGAVVALSLLLTRLYAPLTALASARMEIMAALVSFERVFEVLDLKPLIEDAPDAVPVPDGPVRLELDGVHFGYPSADKVSLASLEEVATLDTRGGVDVLHDITLRAEPGQLVALVGSSGAGKSTIAQLVSRLYDVDSGAVRLNGVDVRGISARSLRAAVGLVTQDGHLFHETIRANLLLARPEADEAQLWDALRRARLGDLVESLPDGLDTVVGERGYRLSGGERQRLTIARLLLKQPRLVILDEATASLDSTSEAAVQEALTEALEGRTALVIAHRLSTIRAADLIVVLEHGRIIEQGTHTELLAAEGRYSELYRTQFAEPAEVAA, encoded by the coding sequence GTGAGCATCGAATCCGTGGCCTGGCATCAGATGTATCAGCAGGCCAACGCACCTGACGAGCGTCGGCCGTTCCGTGCCGCCACCGCCGCGCGGATCCTGCGTTTCGCGAGACCGCACCAGCGGCGGATCGGGGTGTTCCTGCTGTTCAGCGTGGTCTCGGCGCTGCTCGCGGTGGCTACTCCGGTGCTGGCGGGCCGAGTGGTGAACAGCATCGTCGGCGCGGACGAACCGCGCGTGGTGGTGATCCTGGCCGCCGCCATCGGCGCGCTCGCCGTCGCCGACGCCGGGCTGGGGCTGGTGATCCGCTGGCTGTCCGCGCGGATCGGCGAGGGCCTGATCCTGGATCTGCGGCGCGCGGTGTTCGACCACGTGCAGCGGATGCCGGTCGCATTCTTCACCCGCACCCGCACCGGTGCCCTGGTGAGCCGGCTCAACAACGACGTGATCGGCGCCCAGCGCGCGTTCAGCGACACCCTCTCCGGCGTGGTGACCAATCTCGTCACGCTGGCGCTGACGCTCGGGGTGATGCTCACCATCTCCTGGCAGATCACCCTGCTGGCGTTGCTGCTGCTCCCGGTGTTCGTGGTGCCCGCGCGGCGGATGGGCCATCGGCTCGCCGAGATGCAGCGGGAGGCGGCGCGCCTGAACGCGGCCATGGGCACCCAGATGACCGAGCGCTTCTCGGCTCCCGGCGCCACCCTGGTCAAGCTGTTCGGCAGGCCCGAGCAGGAATCCGCCGAGTTCGCCGCACGGGCCGGGCGGGTGCGTGACATCGGTGTGCGCACCGCGATGCTGCAGACGGTGTTCGTCACCTCGCTGACCCTGGTGTCGGCGCTGGCCGTCGCCCTGGTCTACGGCCTCGGCGGGTGGTACGCCCTGACCGGCAGACTGGACGCGGGCGCGGTCGTCGCGCTCTCGCTGCTGCTGACCAGGCTCTACGCGCCGCTGACGGCGTTGGCCAGCGCGCGCATGGAGATCATGGCGGCGCTGGTCAGTTTCGAGCGGGTCTTCGAGGTGCTCGATCTGAAGCCGCTCATCGAGGACGCGCCGGACGCCGTGCCGGTGCCGGACGGCCCGGTGCGGCTGGAGCTCGACGGCGTGCACTTCGGCTACCCCTCGGCGGACAAGGTGTCGCTCGCCTCGTTGGAGGAGGTCGCGACGCTGGACACACGCGGCGGCGTGGACGTGCTGCACGACATCACGCTGCGGGCCGAGCCGGGACAGCTGGTGGCGCTGGTCGGGTCCTCCGGTGCGGGCAAATCCACCATCGCGCAGCTGGTTTCGCGACTCTACGACGTGGATTCCGGTGCGGTGCGGTTGAACGGGGTCGACGTGCGCGGTATCAGCGCCCGCTCGCTGCGCGCCGCCGTCGGCCTGGTCACCCAGGACGGGCACCTCTTCCACGAGACCATCCGCGCCAACCTGCTGCTGGCCCGCCCCGAAGCCGACGAGGCGCAACTGTGGGACGCACTGCGCCGCGCCCGCCTCGGCGACCTCGTCGAATCGCTGCCCGACGGTCTGGACACCGTGGTCGGCGAACGCGGCTATCGCCTCTCCGGCGGCGAACGCCAGCGCCTCACCATCGCGCGCCTGCTGCTCAAGCAACCGCGCCTGGTGATCCTGGACGAGGCCACCGCCTCCCTGGACTCGACCTCCGAGGCCGCGGTGCAAGAAGCCCTCACCGAGGCACTGGAAGGCCGGACCGCGCTGGTGATCGCCCACCGGCTGTCCACCATCCGCGCCGCCGACCTGATTGTCGTGCTGGAGCACGGCCGGATCATCGAGCAGGGCACCCACACCGAACTCCTCGCGGCCGAAGGCCGATACAGCGAGCTGTACCGCACGCAGTTCGCCGAACCCGCCGAGGTCGCCGCCTGA
- a CDS encoding TetR/AcrR family transcriptional regulator, whose protein sequence is MKIRDRLLLAAEHEFAEQGTVDATLASIRASAGASVGALYHHFPDKAELYRQVWAYALRDYQQHFWAVVGDSADARSGVIGGVHEHLRWVTENRHRATILMSARPPGVHDSENNRSFLTDVARWWRTHAGYGAVRALDFDVLYALWLGPAQEYSRQWLGGAVTAPPTEVAGELARAAWLVLAAGPEAPRST, encoded by the coding sequence GTGAAGATTCGAGATCGGTTGCTGCTGGCAGCCGAGCACGAGTTCGCCGAACAGGGGACCGTGGACGCCACCCTGGCGAGCATCAGGGCGAGCGCGGGAGCGAGCGTCGGAGCGCTTTACCACCACTTCCCGGACAAGGCGGAGCTGTACCGGCAGGTGTGGGCGTACGCGCTGCGCGACTACCAGCAGCACTTCTGGGCCGTCGTCGGTGACAGCGCCGACGCGCGCTCTGGAGTGATCGGCGGTGTCCACGAACATCTGCGCTGGGTCACCGAGAACCGGCACCGGGCGACGATCCTCATGTCCGCGCGCCCCCCCGGCGTCCACGACAGCGAGAACAACCGATCCTTCCTGACCGATGTCGCCAGGTGGTGGCGGACGCACGCGGGCTACGGCGCGGTCCGCGCGCTGGACTTCGACGTGCTCTACGCGCTCTGGCTCGGCCCGGCACAGGAGTATTCGCGCCAATGGCTCGGCGGCGCGGTCACGGCGCCGCCGACGGAGGTCGCGGGCGAACTGGCCCGCGCGGCCTGGCTGGTGCTGGCGGCCGGACCCGAGGCGCCTCGGTCCACATAG
- a CDS encoding helix-turn-helix domain-containing protein, whose product MADEDSTLPRRQLGRLMRRYRDEVGLTLAQVAQLADIGTTSLHRLERGQSNKVRVPVVQQLCEIYERSPEETAAMRHLAQQDPAKSWFADYGEFANSGFDNYVALESVARRLISYQELIPGLLQTSGYARAIIRGFLAEQSQADVERMVERRVKRQIVIRRRTFPVSLDVVIHESALRRLVGGPRVMADQLRHLADTSTQPNVNVRILPFTAGVPMGVLPGGFVILEFERDGKGRPIEPTVVFIESVLTANIYLERTVDVDRYREISAGLRKAALDDVGSRALIRKIAKEHQP is encoded by the coding sequence ATGGCCGACGAAGACAGCACCCTGCCCCGGCGTCAGTTGGGGCGATTGATGCGCCGGTATCGCGACGAGGTCGGCTTGACGCTGGCCCAGGTCGCGCAACTGGCGGACATCGGCACGACCAGCCTGCACCGGCTCGAGCGGGGGCAGTCGAACAAGGTCCGGGTGCCGGTTGTCCAACAACTGTGCGAGATCTACGAACGCTCACCGGAGGAGACCGCGGCTATGCGGCACCTCGCACAACAAGACCCGGCGAAGAGCTGGTTCGCTGACTACGGCGAGTTCGCCAACAGCGGATTCGACAACTACGTCGCACTGGAATCGGTCGCACGTCGCCTGATTTCGTATCAGGAACTGATTCCGGGGCTGTTACAGACGAGCGGCTACGCCCGGGCGATCATCCGTGGATTCCTCGCGGAACAGAGCCAGGCCGACGTCGAGCGGATGGTCGAGCGTCGGGTGAAGCGGCAGATCGTTATCCGTCGCAGAACTTTTCCCGTATCGCTCGATGTCGTGATACACGAGTCGGCACTACGCCGCCTGGTCGGCGGGCCGCGCGTCATGGCCGATCAACTCCGACATCTGGCCGACACGAGTACCCAGCCAAATGTGAACGTGCGGATTCTGCCGTTCACCGCCGGGGTTCCCATGGGCGTGCTGCCGGGCGGCTTCGTCATTCTCGAATTCGAACGTGACGGCAAGGGCAGGCCGATCGAGCCGACCGTCGTGTTCATCGAAAGCGTTCTGACGGCCAACATCTACCTGGAGAGGACCGTCGACGTCGACCGCTACCGGGAGATTTCGGCCGGTCTGCGCAAGGCAGCGCTCGATGATGTCGGCAGCAGAGCATTGATACGAAAGATCGCGAAGGAGCACCAACCGTGA